In Rhodamnia argentea isolate NSW1041297 chromosome 11, ASM2092103v1, whole genome shotgun sequence, one genomic interval encodes:
- the LOC115735946 gene encoding SWI/SNF complex subunit SWI3D isoform X1, translating to MEEKRRDAGTLPAGVATSEPQSADSASTRRRAGAQKRKASALNASGSSSAPSKRVTREKSSISHAQIHNGPLTRARQGPGGLASASLAALKSEEKKAAQEVLEAEEARRASEQWEALEAAIEADFEAVRSRNADVHVVPNHCGWFSWTKVHPLEERALASFFNGKSQSRTHGMYLEIRNKIMKKFRANPKSLIELKDLEDLEVGDLEARQEVFEFLDYWGLINFHPFLPSDSLKTDADVIGIAKEDPLVEKLYRFEATQPCLPIAPRNNQAAPPMPSGLFSESAIAEDLVKPEGPSVEYHCNSCSADCSRKRYHCQKQADFDLCTDCFNSGKFGSGMSSSDFILMEPAELHGVIGGNWTDQETLLLLEALELYKENWSEIAEHVATKSKAQCILHFLQMPIQDAFLDCDDDVDATSKENTDLTTTNDDVPISRDTPERTEGKTDPVEDQPQTSPMDISKAEDTHEGTVDEKTSTQEEANKSKVAQDIPQLEDTEVEVKDIQENLALKALREAFEALGYSSTPESSLSFAEVGNPVMALAGFLARLVGSDVAAASAHRSLKSVSGSSPGLQLVMRHCFILEEPPDHEELAGSQRLVKETGDVAPENDTHKEQKEDMILSITSEEGLNNGEKCENNDHPAAEDNVEAAKELDSTVQQVKHSDLNVDSSDLPKNSESGVMKDSNDLASDKELPPSSAPSQENDKCGDPSHSPNVDLVNDSVPSEMAAQPESSSAGVTSSSQEVSRSNDVGHEHPISNDDGRPVTSNEIEQLDKSAATESSLPKDKTKDLSDSETTGTKQSHSVVEIGSTTEDLLKDGKKGDHEHAATKYDSMDKLKRAAASALSAAAVKAKLLADREVDQIRHLAILLAEKQLHKVEMKLAFYNEVENVTMRVREQLERARQRLYHERAQIIAARLGYSGSSSRPNPASLPTSRIPMNMVNLAPRAPTSMPSQRPPLLRPSGNVAPNSSNPFVSTSTAGG from the exons ATGGAAGAGAAACGCCGCGACGCCGGAACCCTACCGGCGGGGGTCGCCACCTCCGAGCCTCAGTCGGCGGATTCCGCCTCGACGCGCCGCCGAGCGGGAGCTCAGAAGAGAAAAGCCAGCGCCCTCAACGCCTCGGGCTCTTCATCCGCGCCGTCCAAGCGAGTCACTCGCGAGAAGAGCTCCATTTCCCACGCCCAGATCCACAACGGACCACTGACCAGAGCTCGCCAGGGCCCCGGTGGTCTCGCCTCCGCTTCCCTGGCTGCCTTGAAAAGCGAGGAGAAGAAGGCGGCACAGGAGGTTTTGGAGGCTGAGGAGGCGAGAAGGGCGAGCGAACAGTGGGAGGCTCTGGAGGCGGCCATCGAAGCTGATTTTGAGGCGGTTAGATCTCGAAATGCTGATGTTCACGTAGTTCCTAACCATTGTG GTTGGTTTTCATGGACAAAAGTTCATCCTCTTGAGGAGCGTGCGTTAGCTTCCTTTTTCAATGGGAAATCTCAAAGTCGAACACATGGTATGTACTTGGAGATACGCAATAAAATTATGAAGAAGTTCCGTGCCAACCCAAAATCGTTGATTGAACTGAAGGACCTGGAAGATCTTGAAGTGGGAGACTTGGAAGCTAGGCAGGAAGTTTTTGAGTTTCTGGATTACTGGGGTTTGATTAATTTCCATCCCTTCCTACCATCTGACTCATTGAAGACTGATGCTGATGTCATTGGAATTGCAAAGGAGGATCCTTTGGTAGAAAAATTATACCGCTTTGAGGCAACACAACCATGTCTTCCTATCGCCCCGAGAAACAACCAAGCTGCTCCACCTATGCCATCCGGGTTATTTTCAGAATCTGCAATTGCTGAAGATTTAGTAAAACCAGAAGGGCCATCTGTGGAGTACCACTGCAATTCTTGTTCCGCTGATTGCTCTCGGAAGCGTTACCACTGTCAAAAGCAG GCAGACTTTGATTTATGCACTGACTGCTTTAATAGTGGTAAGTTTGGGTCAGGCATGTCTTCGTCAGACTTCATTCTTATGGAACCTGCTGAGTTACATGGTGTAATTGGTGGAAATTGGACTGATCAGGAGACACTGCTTCTCCTGGAAGCATTGGAACTTTACAAAGAAAACTGGAGCGAGATTGCTGAGCATGTAGCAACAAAATCAAAAGCTCAGTGCATATTGCACTTTCTTCAAATGCCAATTCAGGATgcttttcttgattgtgatgatGATGTTGATGCGACTTCTAAGGAAAATACAGATCTTACTACGACAAATGATGATGTACCTATTAGTAGAGATACCCCAGAAAGGACTGAAGGTAAGACTGATCCGGTTGAGGATCAGCCCCAGACTTCACCTATGGATATATCCAAAGCAGAAGATACTCATGAAGGGACAGTTGATGAGAAAACTTCAACTCAAGAAGAAGCTAATAAATCAAAGGTTGCTCAGGATATTCCACAGCTTGAAGACACAGAAGTGGAAGTTAAGGACATACAGGAAAATCTTGCTTTGAAGGCTCTTAGAGAAGCGTTTGAAGCACTTGGATATTCTTCAACCCCTGAAAGTTCTCTTTCATTTGCTGAAGTGGGAAATCCTGTCATGGCCCTG GCTGGATTCCTGGCACGATTGGTAGGATCTGATGTTGCAGCTGCCTCTGCACATAGATCTCTAAAATCAGTTTCTGGCAGTTCTCCTGGCTTGCAATTGGTTATGAGACACTGCTTCATTTTGGAAGAGCCACCAGATCATGAGGAGCTGGCAGGTTCTCAGAG ACTTGTAAAAGAAACGGGCGATGTCGCTCCTGAGAATGATACACATAAGGAGCAGAAAGAGGATATGATCCTTTCAATCACCAGTGAGGAGGGTCTAAATAATGGtgagaaatgtgaaaacaaTGATCATCCTGCTGCAGAAGATAATGTAGAAGCTGCAAAAGAGCTAGATTCTACAGTGCAGCAAGTCAAACATAGTGACCTTAATGTGGACTCCTCTGATCTGCCGAAGAACTCTGAATCAGGTGTCATGAAGGATTCAAATGACTTGGCATCAGATAAAGAGCTTCCGCCCAGTTCTGCACCATCACAAGAGAATGATAAATGTGGAGATCCTTCTCATTCTCCAAATGTGGACTTGGTTAACGATTCCGTACCTTCAGAGATGGCTGCGCAGCCAGAATCTAGTTCAGCTGGAGTAACTTCATCATCTCAAGAGGTATCTAGGAGTAATGACGTGGGACATGAACATCCGATAAGTAATGATGATGGGCGCCCTGTTacatcaaatgagattgagCAGCTGGATAAATCTGCAGCCACTGAGTCATCCCTTCCTAAGGATAAAACAAAGGATCTTTCTGATTCTGAGACCACTGGAACTAAGCAGTCACATTCTGTGGTGGAAATTGGAtcaa CAACTGAGGATCTACTTAAAGACGGTAAAAAAGGGGACCATGAGCATGCAGCAACAAAATATGACTCTATGGACAAACTAAAACGTGCTGCAGCTTCTGCTCTTTCAGCAGCTGCAGTGAAGGCAAAACTTCTCGCAGACCGCGAGGTAGATCAAATCCGACACCTTGCTATATTATTGGCAGAAAAGCAG TTGCATAAAGTGGAGATGAAGCTGGCGTTTTACAATGAAGTAGAGAACGTGACGATGAGAGTGAGAGAACAATTGGAGAGGGCAAGACAGAGGTTGTACCACGAGAGAGCGCAGATAATTGCAGCTCGGCTAGGTTATTCAGGTTCCTCATCTAGACCAAACCCGGCGTCGCTGCCTACCAGTAGAATTCCCATGAATATGGTAAACCTGGCTCCAAGGGCCCCAACAAGCATGCCTTCCCAAAGACCGCCTCTTCTGAGACCGTCGGGAAACGTGGCTCCCAACTCTTCTAACCCATTTGTATCCACATCAACTGCAGGAGGTTGA
- the LOC115735951 gene encoding BURP domain-containing protein BNM2A gives MGVAVGAASRIILLHLLLLLSSHCHGCSARLLNENHGEKFMDHSPSGFSKIDGDGHAHAHAHGMSHAAHLMMDPQSMIFFTLDDLKPGKTMPIYFPKRDPSSSPRFLPREEAESVPFSSGALPYLLDHFSFSTDSPQAKAMEDTLKHCESRSIKGETKSCATSLESMLDFVHGILGGKSPRFRAISTSHLIGSSTRFQNYTILEEPRGVPASNMVSCHTLPYPYAVFYCHSQETENKVFEIVLAGENGDRVKAVAVCHLDTSQWNRDHPSFRVLGIEPGTLPVCHFFPADNLVWVPIAPALSMM, from the exons ATGGGGGTCGCCGTCGGAGCTGCTTCTCGGATCATCCTTCTTCATCTGCTACTTCTACTG AGCTCTCATTGCCATGGATGTTCGGCTAGATTGCTGAACGAAAATCATGGAGAGAAATTCATGGACCACAGTCCCTCtggattttctaaaattgatggTGATGGTCATGCTCATGCTCATGCTCATGGCATGTCCCATGCGGCTCATCTCATGATGGACCCTCAATCGATGATCTTCTTCACCTTGGATGACCTCAAGCCAGGCAAAACCATGCCCATCTATTTCCCCAAGAGAGACCCATCATCCTCCCCTCGCTTCTTGCCCAGAGAAGAGGCTGAATCTGTCCCGTTCTCATCCGGAGCCCTCCCTTATCTTCTCGATCACTTCTCGTTCTCAACCGACTCTCCACAGGCCAAAGCCATGGAGGACACCTTGAAGCACTGTGAGTCCAGATCCATCAAGGGAGAGACCAAATCATGCGCAACCTCGTTGGAGTCCATGCTCGACTTCGTCCACGGCATCTTGGGAGGCAAATCCCCCCGCTTCCGGGCCATTTCCACCAGCCACTTGATCGGATCGAGCACCCGGTTCCAGAACTACACTATCCTAGAAGAGCCTAGAGGCGTGCCGGCCTCGAATATGGTGTCGTGCCACACCCTGCCTTATCCCTACGCGGTCTTCTATTGCCACAGCCAGGAGACCGAGAACAAGGTGTTTGAGATTGTCCTAGCGGGCGAGAATGGGGACAGGGTAAAAGCGGTCGCAGTCTGCCACTTGGACACGTCGCAGTGGAACCGCGACCACCCATCCTTCCGTGTGCTCGGAATCGAGCCAGGGACCCTGCCGGTCTGCCATTTCTTCCCCGCGGACAACCTCGTCTGGGTCCCGATAGCTCCTGCTCTTAGCATGATGTGA
- the LOC115735946 gene encoding SWI/SNF complex subunit SWI3D isoform X2: MEEKRRDAGTLPAGVATSEPQSADSASTRRRAGAQKRKASALNASGSSSAPSKRVTREKSSISHAQIHNGPLTRARQGPGGLASASLAALKSEEKKAAQEVLEAEEARRASEQWEALEAAIEADFEAVRSRNADVHVVPNHCGWFSWTKVHPLEERALASFFNGKSQSRTHGMYLEIRNKIMKKFRANPKSLIELKDLEDLEVGDLEARQEVFEFLDYWGLINFHPFLPSDSLKTDADVIGIAKEDPLVEKLYRFEATQPCLPIAPRNNQAAPPMPSGLFSESAIAEDLVKPEGPSVEYHCNSCSADCSRKRYHCQKQADFDLCTDCFNSGKFGSGMSSSDFILMEPAELHGVIGGNWTDQETLLLLEALELYKENWSEIAEHVATKSKAQCILHFLQMPIQDAFLDCDDDVDATSKENTDLTTTNDDVPISRDTPERTEGKTDPVEDQPQTSPMDISKAEDTHEGTVDEKTSTQEEANKSKVAQDIPQLEDTEVEVKDIQENLALKALREAFEALGYSSTPESSLSFAEVGNPVMALAGFLARLVGSDVAAASAHRSLKSVSGSSPGLQLVMRHCFILEEPPDHEELAGSQRLVKETGDVAPENDTHKEQKEDMILSITSEEGLNNGEKCENNDHPAAEDNVEAAKELDSTVQQVKHSDLNVDSSDLPKNSESGVMKDSNDLASDKELPPSSAPSQENDKCGDPSHSPNVDLVNDSVPSEMAAQPESSSAGVTSSSQEVSRSNDVGHEHPISNDDGRPVTSNEIEQLDKSAATESSLPKDKTKDLSDSETTGTKQSHSVVEIGSNGKKGDHEHAATKYDSMDKLKRAAASALSAAAVKAKLLADREVDQIRHLAILLAEKQLHKVEMKLAFYNEVENVTMRVREQLERARQRLYHERAQIIAARLGYSGSSSRPNPASLPTSRIPMNMVNLAPRAPTSMPSQRPPLLRPSGNVAPNSSNPFVSTSTAGG, translated from the exons ATGGAAGAGAAACGCCGCGACGCCGGAACCCTACCGGCGGGGGTCGCCACCTCCGAGCCTCAGTCGGCGGATTCCGCCTCGACGCGCCGCCGAGCGGGAGCTCAGAAGAGAAAAGCCAGCGCCCTCAACGCCTCGGGCTCTTCATCCGCGCCGTCCAAGCGAGTCACTCGCGAGAAGAGCTCCATTTCCCACGCCCAGATCCACAACGGACCACTGACCAGAGCTCGCCAGGGCCCCGGTGGTCTCGCCTCCGCTTCCCTGGCTGCCTTGAAAAGCGAGGAGAAGAAGGCGGCACAGGAGGTTTTGGAGGCTGAGGAGGCGAGAAGGGCGAGCGAACAGTGGGAGGCTCTGGAGGCGGCCATCGAAGCTGATTTTGAGGCGGTTAGATCTCGAAATGCTGATGTTCACGTAGTTCCTAACCATTGTG GTTGGTTTTCATGGACAAAAGTTCATCCTCTTGAGGAGCGTGCGTTAGCTTCCTTTTTCAATGGGAAATCTCAAAGTCGAACACATGGTATGTACTTGGAGATACGCAATAAAATTATGAAGAAGTTCCGTGCCAACCCAAAATCGTTGATTGAACTGAAGGACCTGGAAGATCTTGAAGTGGGAGACTTGGAAGCTAGGCAGGAAGTTTTTGAGTTTCTGGATTACTGGGGTTTGATTAATTTCCATCCCTTCCTACCATCTGACTCATTGAAGACTGATGCTGATGTCATTGGAATTGCAAAGGAGGATCCTTTGGTAGAAAAATTATACCGCTTTGAGGCAACACAACCATGTCTTCCTATCGCCCCGAGAAACAACCAAGCTGCTCCACCTATGCCATCCGGGTTATTTTCAGAATCTGCAATTGCTGAAGATTTAGTAAAACCAGAAGGGCCATCTGTGGAGTACCACTGCAATTCTTGTTCCGCTGATTGCTCTCGGAAGCGTTACCACTGTCAAAAGCAG GCAGACTTTGATTTATGCACTGACTGCTTTAATAGTGGTAAGTTTGGGTCAGGCATGTCTTCGTCAGACTTCATTCTTATGGAACCTGCTGAGTTACATGGTGTAATTGGTGGAAATTGGACTGATCAGGAGACACTGCTTCTCCTGGAAGCATTGGAACTTTACAAAGAAAACTGGAGCGAGATTGCTGAGCATGTAGCAACAAAATCAAAAGCTCAGTGCATATTGCACTTTCTTCAAATGCCAATTCAGGATgcttttcttgattgtgatgatGATGTTGATGCGACTTCTAAGGAAAATACAGATCTTACTACGACAAATGATGATGTACCTATTAGTAGAGATACCCCAGAAAGGACTGAAGGTAAGACTGATCCGGTTGAGGATCAGCCCCAGACTTCACCTATGGATATATCCAAAGCAGAAGATACTCATGAAGGGACAGTTGATGAGAAAACTTCAACTCAAGAAGAAGCTAATAAATCAAAGGTTGCTCAGGATATTCCACAGCTTGAAGACACAGAAGTGGAAGTTAAGGACATACAGGAAAATCTTGCTTTGAAGGCTCTTAGAGAAGCGTTTGAAGCACTTGGATATTCTTCAACCCCTGAAAGTTCTCTTTCATTTGCTGAAGTGGGAAATCCTGTCATGGCCCTG GCTGGATTCCTGGCACGATTGGTAGGATCTGATGTTGCAGCTGCCTCTGCACATAGATCTCTAAAATCAGTTTCTGGCAGTTCTCCTGGCTTGCAATTGGTTATGAGACACTGCTTCATTTTGGAAGAGCCACCAGATCATGAGGAGCTGGCAGGTTCTCAGAG ACTTGTAAAAGAAACGGGCGATGTCGCTCCTGAGAATGATACACATAAGGAGCAGAAAGAGGATATGATCCTTTCAATCACCAGTGAGGAGGGTCTAAATAATGGtgagaaatgtgaaaacaaTGATCATCCTGCTGCAGAAGATAATGTAGAAGCTGCAAAAGAGCTAGATTCTACAGTGCAGCAAGTCAAACATAGTGACCTTAATGTGGACTCCTCTGATCTGCCGAAGAACTCTGAATCAGGTGTCATGAAGGATTCAAATGACTTGGCATCAGATAAAGAGCTTCCGCCCAGTTCTGCACCATCACAAGAGAATGATAAATGTGGAGATCCTTCTCATTCTCCAAATGTGGACTTGGTTAACGATTCCGTACCTTCAGAGATGGCTGCGCAGCCAGAATCTAGTTCAGCTGGAGTAACTTCATCATCTCAAGAGGTATCTAGGAGTAATGACGTGGGACATGAACATCCGATAAGTAATGATGATGGGCGCCCTGTTacatcaaatgagattgagCAGCTGGATAAATCTGCAGCCACTGAGTCATCCCTTCCTAAGGATAAAACAAAGGATCTTTCTGATTCTGAGACCACTGGAACTAAGCAGTCACATTCTGTGGTGGAAATTGGAtcaa ACGGTAAAAAAGGGGACCATGAGCATGCAGCAACAAAATATGACTCTATGGACAAACTAAAACGTGCTGCAGCTTCTGCTCTTTCAGCAGCTGCAGTGAAGGCAAAACTTCTCGCAGACCGCGAGGTAGATCAAATCCGACACCTTGCTATATTATTGGCAGAAAAGCAG TTGCATAAAGTGGAGATGAAGCTGGCGTTTTACAATGAAGTAGAGAACGTGACGATGAGAGTGAGAGAACAATTGGAGAGGGCAAGACAGAGGTTGTACCACGAGAGAGCGCAGATAATTGCAGCTCGGCTAGGTTATTCAGGTTCCTCATCTAGACCAAACCCGGCGTCGCTGCCTACCAGTAGAATTCCCATGAATATGGTAAACCTGGCTCCAAGGGCCCCAACAAGCATGCCTTCCCAAAGACCGCCTCTTCTGAGACCGTCGGGAAACGTGGCTCCCAACTCTTCTAACCCATTTGTATCCACATCAACTGCAGGAGGTTGA
- the LOC115735626 gene encoding uncharacterized protein LOC115735626 has protein sequence MRMNSDSEFNRKRKNNQLASRRFPDLDGENEPDHHHLALSLSICPAPQDPRQSELLSAKSLSSQPRKLVVPPRRRRAAPRGRGGRHPPPPDGGGDGGECIPAPFPWATTRRATVQSMGHLLANRIESIAGVVQCRRCERVFEIEYDLRQKFLEVGAFIVENKGIMHDRAPEEWTSPVLPRCGSCGQENAARPVIVGRDGINWLFLLLGQMLGCCTLEQLKYFCEHTGNHRTGAKDRLLYYTYLGLCKQLDPTGPFDP, from the coding sequence ATGAGGATGAACAGCGACTCCGAATTCAACCGGAAGAGGAAGAACAATCAGCTCGCCAGCAGACGGTTCCCCGACCTCGACGGCGAGAACGAAcccgaccaccaccacctcgctctctcgctctccaTTTGTCCCGCCCCGCAAGACCCGCGGCAATCGGAGCTCCTATCCGCGAAATCCCTCTCGTCTCAGCCTAGAAAGCTCGTCGTTCCTCCGAGACGCCGCCGGGCTGCCCCGCGCGGCCGCGGCGGCAGGCACCCTCCCCCTCCCGACGGCGGCGGAGACGGCGGGGAGTGTATCCCGGCGCCGTTCCCGTGGGCGACGACGCGGCGGGCCACCGTGCAGAGCATGGGCCACCTGCTCGCGAACCGCATAGAGAGCATCGCGGGAGTGGTGCAGTGCAGGAGGTGCGAGAGGGTGTTCGAGATCGAGTACGACCTGAGGCAGAAGTTCCTGGAGGTTGGGGCCTTCATCGTAGAGAACAAGGGGATTATGCACGACCGGGCTCCGGAGGAGTGGACGAGCCCGGTGCTGCCGCGGTGCGGGTCGTGCGGGCAAGAGAACGCGGCGAGGCCGGTCATCGTGGGCAGGGACGGGATCAACTGGCTGTTCCTGCTGCTGGGGCAGATGCTGGGTTGTTGCACGCTCGAGCAGCTCAAGTACTTCTGCGAGCACACCGGGAACCACCGGACCGGAGCCAAGGACCGGCTCCTGTA
- the LOC115735854 gene encoding organ-specific protein S2, producing MKPNFASIFLFSLLLFAEVNDARESPGDYWRKIMKDQPMPESIRDLIHPESSSGNEKNSIGFVRDFDMRPNAIIYHGHGDAEDKQHYGENAEKGEDERLKMPHDRDQKKKKTSA from the exons ATGAAGCCTAACTTTGCTTCcatcttcctcttttctcttctcttg TTTGCAGAAGTCAATGATGCAAGAGAGAGTCCAGGTGACTACTggaggaagataatgaaggacCAGCCCATGCCGGAGTCGATTAGAGATCTCATTCACCCGGAGTCTTCGTCGGGGAACGAGAAGAACAGCATCGGTTTCGTGAGAGATTTCGACATGAGACCCAATGCGATCATATATCACGGCCATGGGGATGCCGAAGACAAGCAGCACTATGGGGAAAATGCTGAGAAAGGAGAGGATGAGCGGTTGAAGATGCCTCATGATCGagatcagaagaagaagaagacatctgcTTAG
- the LOC115735748 gene encoding proline-rich receptor-like protein kinase PERK7, which translates to MASPPPSPPPPSSSSSSPPPPPSSSPPPPSGASSPPPPGDSNSSPPPPKDSKSSPPPPKSSNSPPSPSDDGDSSSPPPPPPPPPPPPPPPPPPPPRRSLAPPSRHTPSSNSPSDSSSSSSSSSPNVPLIVGLAVGGGLLLLVLIAIFWSCTRKKRRPHDQMNYYRDHSNGSKFSDYYSGPQHQQANWHNSQPMEHMVKVPPPPGAMNAGYGGWSHPPPPLSSGQPSSEFSGPHGPPLPPPPPSFALGFTQSTFTYDELAAATRGFSQANLLGQGGYGYVHKGVLPNGKEIAAKSLKSGSGQGDREFQAEVEIISRVHHRHLVSLVGYCIAESQRILIYEFVPNNTLEYHLHGKDRPVMDWPIRLRIALGAARGLAYLHEDCHPKIIHRDIKAANILLDFNFEAKVSDFGLAKLSTDNHTHVSTRVMGTFGYLAPEYAASGKLTDKSDVFSFGVMLLELITGKRPVETDMDDSLVDWATPIITTALAEGDYSELVDPRLQDNYVPQEMARMVACAGACIRRSSKRRPRMIQIVRALEGDLSLDEVHEWAKQNSSSTFGGGSMGSGSSISGMKTFREGTPNGEVDVSSDYGQSPSSSSTGNDSREMSKTGNL; encoded by the exons ATGGCTTCCCCTCCACCTTCGCCGCCCCCGCCatcatcgtcatcgtcttctCCCCCGCCTCCACCCTCGTCATCACCCCCACCACCCTCGGGGGCCTCGTCTCCACCTCCCCCCGGCGATTCAAACTCTTCGCCCCCTCCCCCGAAAGACTCGAAATCATCTCCACCGCCTCCTAAATCATCCAATTCTCCTCCCTCCCCATCTGATGATGGCGACTCATCCtccccgccaccgccgccgcctcctccaccGCCACCCCCACCTCCACCcccgcctcctcctccgcgACGGTCATTAGCACCACCATCGCGCCACACACCATCGTCGAATTCCCCGTCTGACTCCTCGAGCTCCAGCTCATCATCGTCTCCCAATGTACCCCTCATTGTGGGATTAGCAGTTGGAGGAGGATTGTTGCTACTAGTCCTGATTGCCATCTTCTGGTCATGCACTAGAAAGAAGAGGAGACCGCACGATCAAATGAACTATTATAGGGACCACTCCAACGGATCCAAAT TTAGTGACTATTACAGTGGCCCTCAGCATCAACAGGCGAATTGGCATAACAGTCAGCCCATGGAACACATGGTCAAGGTACCTCCACCTCCTGGGGCTATGAACGCGGGGTATGGCGGTTGGTCGCATCCGCCACCGCCGTTAAGCAGTGGCCAGCCGAGCTCGGAATTTTCCGGCCCGCATGGCCCGCCATTGCCGCCACCTCCTCCATCCTTTGCACTAGGGTTCACGCAGAGTACCTTCACGTATGATGAATTAGCGGCTGCGACTAGAGGGTTCTCACAGGCGAACTTGTTGGGACAAGGTGGGTATGGCTACGTGCACAAAGGGGTCTTGCCCAATGGGAAGGAGATAGCGGCAAAGTCGCTGAAGAGTGGTAGCGGGCAAGGCGACCGTGAGTTCCAGGCGGAGGTCGAGATCATCAGCCGCGTGCATCATCGCCACCTCGTGTCTCTAGTGGGCTATTGCATCGCGGAGAGCCAAAGGATATTGATTTATGAGTTTGTGCCCAACAACACCCTTGAATATCATCTCCATG GGAAGGATCGACCCGTCATGGACTGGCCGATCAGGCTTAGAATAGCATTGGGTGCAGCCAGAGGACTTGCTTACCTACATGAAGATT GTCACCCTAAAATCATTCACCGGGACATCAAAGCTGCGAACATACTTCTCGATTTCAACTTTGAAGCCAAG GTATCTGATTTCGGCCTTGCGAAGCTATCTACGGACAATCATACTCACGTGTCGACACGGGTCATGGGTACATTTGG ATATTTAGCTCCGGAGTATGCAGCGAGCGGCAAGCTGACCGATAAATCTGATGTCTTCTCTTTCGGAGTGATGCTCTTGGAGCTAATAACTGGGAAACGCCCCGTCGAGACCGATATGGACGACAGCCTCGTGGATTGG GCAACACCGATCATCACAACCGCTCTGGCTGAGGGAGATTACAGTGAGCTGGTGGATCCACGTTTGCAGGACAACTATGTCCCTCAGGAGATGGCGCGCATGGTTGCTTGTGCCGGCGCATGCATTAGACGTTCTTCTAAGAGAAGACCCAGAATGATTCAG ATTGTTCGTGCACTCGAAGGCGACCTATCATTAGACGAAGTGCACGAGTGGGCGAAGCAAAACAGCAGCTCGACTTTCGGAGGCGGCAGCATGGGATCGGGTTCCTCTATTTCGGGCATGAAAACGTTTAGAGAAGGCACTCCTAACGGCGAAGTAGATGTCAGCAGTGATTACGGACAAAGCCCTTCCAGTTCTTCGACCGGCAACGATTCACGTGAGATGAGCAAGACTGGGAACTTGTGA